Below is a genomic region from Acinetobacter tibetensis.
TCTTCCCGGGTGCAGAACCAAACCCAACAGATATTAATGTCCATAACGGCGTACAAGCATATAACGACCATGCATGTGACTTTATTGTTTCATTGGGTGGTGGCTCCTCACATGACTGCGCAAAAGGCGTTGGTCTGGTAACAGCAGGTGGCGGTCATATTCGTGATTATGAAGGCATTGATAAAAGCTCTGTCCCAATGACGCCTCTGATTGCAGTAAATACAACTGCTGGTACAGCATCTGAAATGACGCGCTTCTGTATTATTACCAATACAGACACGCATGTAAAAATGGCAATTGTCGATTGGCGCTGTACTCCACTGATTGCAATTGATGACCCTAAACTCATGATTGCAAAACCAGCTAGCTTAACCGCTGCTACAGGTATGGATGCATTGACCCATGCTGTAGAAGCCTATGTTTCTACTGCTGCAAATCCAATTACCGATGCATGTGCTGAAAAAGCCATTTCAATGATCAGTGAATGGTTACGCCCAGCGGTTGCGAATGGTGAAAACCTTGAAGCTCGTGATGCGATGAGTTATGCACAGTACCTTGCAGGTATGGCATTCAACAACGCCTCTTTAGGTTATGTGCATGCTATGGCACACCAATTAGGTGGTTTCTACAACCTGCCACATGGTGTATGTAATGCAGTATTACTACCACATGTTTGCGAATTTAACTTAATTGCATGCCCTGACCG
It encodes:
- the mdh gene encoding iron-dependent methanol dehydrogenase; the protein is MAFKNIADQTNGFYIPCVSLFGPGCAKEIGTKAQNLGAKKALIVTDAGLFKFGVADTIASYLKDAGVDSHIFPGAEPNPTDINVHNGVQAYNDHACDFIVSLGGGSSHDCAKGVGLVTAGGGHIRDYEGIDKSSVPMTPLIAVNTTAGTASEMTRFCIITNTDTHVKMAIVDWRCTPLIAIDDPKLMIAKPASLTAATGMDALTHAVEAYVSTAANPITDACAEKAISMISEWLRPAVANGENLEARDAMSYAQYLAGMAFNNASLGYVHAMAHQLGGFYNLPHGVCNAVLLPHVCEFNLIACPDRYARIAELMGVNTTGFTVTEAAYAAIDAIRELSSSIGIPSSLAELGVKEQDLGIMSENAQKDACMLTNPRKATHAQVVDIFKAALKSGAEVVDFKAAV